The genomic DNA TGGTTATGGGTTTTGGGGCATAGGCATTTTTTTGGGGTATAGGCATGGATATGGTTTTTTAagtagagttaaaataactcctccTCCTTATGTTGGTCAGTAGCAGCTCTAGCTTCTCCTTCTTGTTGTTGTGATCTACACACAATTGTGATGTGACCTAGTTGACCACATTTGTTGCACTTTACATCGGGCCTCCACCAACACTTGTGTTGTGGATGATTGGTTTTTTTGCAGTATGGGCAAGGTGGATAATTTCCACTATTGTTGTTTCCAGCATTTGCAAGCTTCTTGTTGTGATTCCAAACCTTTTTTTCACCTGTGGGCCTTGTTTGTGCCTACAAAGCTCCTTCGACGGCTCCTCCTATCCTCACAAGCCTTATTTGTTCTTAAGCCTGTAAAGCATTAAGTAACTCTACCAAGAAACTGCTTGACagatcttttgcattttctagaGAAGATATGGTGACTTCATATCTCTTTGGAAGTGtaacaagtattttttcaatGATTATTTGATCAGGAAAATCCTTACCTAACAACCTCACTTTGTTAGCAAGGCTAAGCAACATGTTAATGTACTCCTTCACAATATCTGACTCCTTCATTCTTTGCATTTCAAACCCTCTGATCAAGTTTAACACTTGCATATTCTTCACTCGTTCATTGCCTTGGTATTTTTCTTTGAGATAATCCCAAATGGCTTTTGCTGAAGACAGGTTcatgatttttgtgaaaatattgggAGAAACTGCAACATACAAGTAGGCCATGGCTTTAGCCTTCCttgtcttcttctccatttccatTTCATTGTGACTGCTTTTGAATTGGTTATATACATGTAGTATAGAGTTAGtggatcttatgcaacaaaatGCTTCAGAAATCATTTTGAAGGTCCTTAATGTTCATTAGGAATATGGCTCTTTGCATACTTTTTGATGAATTGTTGTCACAGTTACTCTGTAATCCAAAAGCAAAAATGCTTCTAGCACTAAAAAAGTATGCAATTTGTCCTAAATTCCACCCTTGCAAATTAATAAGTttggaaaacaattttttttttttaattttgtggttttatttctttggagaaatgatttttagttaacttaaaatatgttattattttgattttttttatagcaTTTAGtattttcaatacattttcatcattgaattccatagaaaatgtgtcattttccatggaaaataatgcctatcaaacacaAAATGCTAggaaaatgatcaaattctatgaagaatattaccaatcaaacaccaaaagatggaaaataatatcattttctaggtagaaaattatagcaatcaaacagcttaaactttcaatttccagaaatttattttccctagaattcattttctttccacccaaatttcactcttgcaatcaaacgcaccttAATTCTTAACACTAGAAACATTAGTTATATAGTGGTCGGTTCTTGGTTCGGTTATATAGTGGTCGGTTCTCGGTTCGGTTAATAATTTAGGCAAAACTTCGGTTATAGTTTTGGTTCGATTAAGACATTTTAGACTTCGGTTATTTCGATTTCAGTTAGTTCGGTTATACCATTGTTGGTggtcggttcagttcggttagtgTTTCCAGTTTGGTTCTgtttggttattgatttttgggcaattcggttataatcgaatgcacacccctacttGTGCGCGTGCGCGCGCGAAACCGTTTGATCTGCCAAGCCCCCTTATTATTTAACCgcacatataaattatataccaatccaacaactatttttcagaattatattttatattttttaaaataaattaaaaaacattaattaatttattattttttaaaagaataaaggaataaattaaaaataaattaattgatgaaaaaataaaaaagattttatatattttttaaaattattaaaattttatatagtaaaattttgttaaattttaaatttctttttaagattttatatttctttttgttaatttagtttttaattattttcttaagtaaaattcaaaattttaaattaattttaattttaattaaaatttaaaattaattaattaatttaaattaagtaaaattcaaatttttaagtaacatttaaattcaaatgttaatttaattttaattatttaaaaatcacaaatttttaattacaaatcgcaaatgttaatttaaatttaaattaacaaaccgccgcaaatgttaatttaaatttaaattttaaattatttaattatttttgaatgtAGCAAAAACaaccgctaaattaaattttttaataaattttgcgacagttttaaaaaatcgccgcaaatgttaatttaattttaattttaaattatttaattattttttcatttagcgacggtttctcaaaactatcgctaaattcaatttttagtcaattttggGGCGGTTtttcaaatgtattttatttttaattatttaattatttttgaatttagcgatggtttttgagaaactgccactaaattcaattttatttttttattatttaattattttctaaatttagctaCGATTTTTTGAGAACTACCgcaaaatttaatgttttaatgaattttgtagccacaaaatgttaaaaaaaattgccgctaaaaaCGTATTTTGAGGCGGTTTacaaaccgtcgcaaaaaattaatttttttgtattgtgCAACAAAAGAGTGTGTGGATCCTGTGTCAAATAAAACACGTGCGCATGAATATCATATAAGGACAgaataccttgtatcgtatcgtTCCCCTTCTCAACCTCAATTGTAGTGAAAGCCAACACTCGCCCTGAACGTGGGGTCTGTCAGCAACCTCGGTGTATTGTCCCTATTGTAGTGCCAAGAGTAGAGCCATCCCCTGAACACTAGGTACTGTCGACCTCTGACCCTACCTATAACCTTAATTCCTAGATTTCTGTCCTCCTTGCTATGGTGGCTAAGTACAAACATTGGACTTATGGCCCTTCCGGCCACACCGGTAACAAATCACCTCTCTATCGCCTTTCGTGCTTGAACTCTGTGGGCAATCCTTCTATAGGTGCCCAATCTTCCCGCAGGTGTAACATGTTCGACACTGACCTCGGTGTTTTCTACCACAAGTCTTACATGGTGGGGTATCAGATGCATTACCTGTTGAACTTGGTGCCCCCTTCCTCTTCTTGTCACTGCCCTATCTATGAGATGAACTCGTTCCTCGTGAAGCTGCATGTGTTGCTCTCAACTCATTTATTTCCCTCGCAATTATGTAGGCCCTCTGCACCACTATAGCATAATCTATGAGTTGAGCACCGGCTAATTGATATCTAATCTTAACATGTAGTCTGTGCTGAAAATTTGTTGCCTTCTTCTCATTTGTAGATACTAAGTCTAGAGCAAACCTCACCAGAGAAGTAAACTTCGCTTCATACTGCGCTACTGACTTGTTCTCCTGAGTTAACTCAATGAACTCATAGGTTTTCTGGTCACAGATCCAAGCGAGAAAATAAGTACCATTGAATGCTTCCCTAAACTCTTCCCATGATGGCTCTCTACCCCTAAATCTCTGCTTAGTGGTTTCCCACCACCTTTTAGCATCCCCTCGTAACAGAAATGTCACCAGTTGAACCTTTTGAGCATCATTGCACCCTATAGTCTGAAGGTGCTTCTCTATAGACAACATCCAGTCTTCTGCTGCTAGTGCATCTGTCCCTCCCTGGAACTCAGGAGGCCTGAGAGTCATAAAGTTCCTTACCAGTTGACTTCTCGCATATCCATCTGTCCCCTGCGGCTCCATTCCCTGATTCATGGGGTTCGAAGTCTGCCCACTATTATTTTCATCCAACCCTAGTTCATTTTCTGCCCCCTGAGATACTTGACCTTGTTTCTCCTGGTTTGCCATGAAAGCCTCAAATGTCTCAACATGGTGGCCACTATACCTCTCAACTCGCTCATCTCTTGTCGTAACTCTATCATAGATTCCCTTGGAGTAGTAGGTGCGGGAGGTGGTGTAGGGGTAGGAACATGTGTAGGAATAGCCCGACCTCTACCTCAGGCACGAGTCGACGGTCTTCCTTGACGGCCACTCATTTTCCTACACAATCAAATTACTTTTTCAACACTATCTTAACTTAACCTCATTTAAACCACTAAACACACCCTTAACTCTACCTGTCATTCCAATGTGTTTAAAGACTCCTCTCATCCTAAACTTTTGCTCTTATAGCCTACTAGTAATCCCCAGTCCAGTATAACTAACCTGTGGCTAGTACATGGTCCCCGGTCCAGTACCCTTtagcctttggctagtacactGTCCtcggtccagtacccccagcctttggctagtacactATCCCCTGTCCAGTACCCCCaacctttggctagtacacggtcccaacacatGGCCCaggttgctctgataccaaaactgtagtggcccactaccaGATAGTCTCGCTAACATaagatattcgaaaggaggtcatcacaaggatgatacaAAACAATAACGTACAATACCACATTACAATCCTTAGATAAATTTAGCGGAAGCCAatataaaggtttacaacatcttggtACCATGGCctacacaaaatgaaatacaagggcattaacaaattttataacataaaatttcctcataTATGCCCTCTTTACAAATACTAACATATACCATCTAGTTTGGAAGGTTTCTATACACCTCTAACCCTGGGCTCTAGCcctactggactcgccctcaaccactgctttaCATTTACCTAAAATGACACGAGAGTACAATAAGGTGAGCCACAAGTCTTAgcaagtatatttataaagcatggagatatagaatcaaaggcatggataatcaagatagagtaaacaacaactctatgagaagatattagtataaGACAACTCATAAGTTTTTCATTTATGTCAATTTCCCATACCATGCTTATTATACATACCATGTAGTCATTTCCATGCTCACACACATGCACCAATAGTAAGGAACTTTCCACATAATTCCCAAGGCTCCCACGACcaatacatgaatatatatacatcatgaaaatacatcaacaagcaataacaatttgagcctcaCTTACCGAGTTGATGGCTACTTCACCCGCATCAGGTGTTCATAGGATATTTTTTTCTCACCCACGGACATAGCTGTCGCGCAAAAATAATaggtgtgaaaatataataatcatgCATCGCACATACATATcccaatttcatgtcaatcctcaatgattaagaaaaatcccaCATCATGCTTATCatgcataattatataaattaaggtGTGTACTATCTCATGATCACATGGTAAATTTTTACCCAAACAATAACTACAAGAaaccaaaatttatacatgcaagaaataCCAAATCTTGCATGACTCTAGACCCTAATCAATAAACGTGTCATTACTTAAGAAatatagggtgatacaaaaccctattgagACTTCCAACAAGACTCCACAAAATAccagaaaatttcaaaacttaacaaaataaGGGAGATACAACCCATTCAGCAAAATGGGGGTTTTACATGGGCAAAAACCATGATATTAACATATGAAGTGTAGCAACACaacaaattccaaaatttttagatttctAGTACAAAATTGGAGACCTATTTCGGGCTCATAATTTAGTCAAATATTACGAATAATATAACCAAATCGAAGCCCTTGACCTCTAGTTTCTAAAACAATAAACAGATTcggaataaaaaataatcacaatGAGTTATTTCCCAACAACCGATGCAAGGCAGATTATGCAGTACAAAAAATTTCTAGATTCTTGGACAGAATTTAACAAGGTCATTATAGGtccaaatcataaccaaataaattgattaataaacaaaaatgaagcGTATGATGCCTATTTTACATATCAATAAACggatttcaatttggatatgaacacagaaagttataggccaGAAACCGAAGCAATAATAGATTATAcagaaataaaaattccataTTAGAGTAGGTTTTTCATAGGGCACATACAGGCTCaatacttggccaaaaatttcaggtaatatatcaaaacgaagatcaagaagtctagtttatataaaaacaaacagatcttgatttgaatgtaaaaaaaGAAAGTTATAGGCTAAAAACCGGAGCAATGACAGATTACAAGAAAACAGAATTTTCAGATTCGAGTAGATATTTCACAGGGCACTTACAGACTCAATACTTGGCCAAAAAAATCcaagtaatatataaaaatgaatctcaataagtctagtttacaatgaAATGAACAGATCTCAATTTGGATGTAAATACAAAAAGTTATAGGCCAAAAACCAAAGAATGACAGATTacatgaaaacaaaattttcagattCAAGTAGATATTTCACATGGAACTTACTGGCTCAATGCTTGGACAAAAAATCcaagtaatatataaaaatgaagcTCAAGAAGTCCAGTTTACATCACAACAAATGGATCTTGATTTGGATGTAAACACAAAAAGTTATAGGCCAAAAACTGGAGCATTGATAGATTACaggaaaacaaaattttcagatttgtgTAGATATTTCATAGAGAACTTATAGGCTCAATACTTGGCCAAAAAAtccaagtaatatatcaaaatgaagctcaagaagtctagtttacaacgcaaCAAACAGATCTCGATTTGGATATAAATACAGAAAGTTATAGTTTGAAATGTACAACATGCGCAAGTTggccaaaaatttaataatttcaaaatgaagaacACGAAAGGAATGGAACTTGCCTTAGGTGGAGAAACTGAATTTagagaaaacaagaagaagaagaagaaaaaagaagaagataggaagttagagaagaagaagaagaagaagaagaaatgctaATGGGAGAAAGAGAATGGAGCAAGAAAGTAAGGTGGAGGAAAATAAGGAGGGAAATGGGGGAATGTCTGCTACCCCACCCCCTATTTATGCCTTTTCAACTTTACCCCCTCCActtgaacacacacacacacacacatttttcCATTCCCTTTTATGTCATTTGacattcatttaatttttttttaaatttaaattatcctTTTGtaaatgggctcaagcccaaacCCATTCATCCTTCACATATAATTTAAGCTCGACTCATTTAATTAGGCCCAACATCTCATAAAACtcaaaaagattatttttaacttGACCCAACACTTAAGGCCCAAAAGATCTATTTTTCACTTGGTCCAACCCATTTCATTTAAAATCAACTACGGACTCAATCTATATAGTTAGGGCCAATCCATTAAAATGgtttcatttaaattctaactaCCATTTGCCATAGGCTTTCTCACATTGGCCCAAATCTAGCTTCATTATACCCTcaatccattttatttaattttaaaataataccattatatatatactccaaaataaaataaatatcaataatggcATAGACCTaataacgggtcgttacagatgTAATTTAGAATCTTGGGGGTTTTTGGGTGTCCTTGGATCATGAAATTTTTGAAGTATGTTCTTGGGAATTTCGGGGGCTTTTTGTGGAAGGTTGGGGTTTTACAACAATTTGGTTGATTGcgttttgtataatttttggtGGAATCTTGATAAATTGATGTTATGGCTGAAATGAGGTCCTCTTTTATCTCATATTTTCATGGAAATGATGTATTTGGGGTTTGGATGGATTATGGTGAGTTTTGGCTGATTTGGGGAGCGTTCTGTTCATCCGTTTTTATTTCTAGGTCTCAAGAGTCGACTCTTTTGAGTAGAAGCCGACTCTGTATGGCAAGCTCTCAACTAGGTCGACTAAGTTGATGTAGAAGCTGACTTTCTCTTTCCAGAAGtctatttttcaatttcaaaaattgacaTTTTGTTTCAGTCTGCATATGTTGTACTCTTTTGGGTATAACTTTATATGGTTATATTCGATTCAAGATTTGCTTTttgcgttgtaaactagacttaaTAAACTTCATTTTGGCTCATATTTCAAACCATTTGGACAAGTTTTGTGTGGTCTCCttttgtttccaaaatataTCTAGATGTTATTGGCTAATTCTTGTACAACTATAGTGTGTTTTGTGCATGGGGGACTTGGGTGcaataaatgcataaaaataaacatagtaGATGAATATGCTCTCATAAAAATATCCTTAAATGAGATAATGGTCAACAATATCATGAGAATGCATAGTTTGTATGTCATGGTTGAAATGAGAAGGCATATTTCAAGCATTGGCATTTGTGTGTAAGTTATATATTGTGTGGCAATTGATCCGCGTGATAGAGGGACGTCCCAAACCAAGCTTGGCAGGCATTTGCCTAACCGAGGGAGCTATGGCTCGAATTGCCGCCTAGCATGGACTAGGTGTAGGGGGTGGATGACGGTCCACCATAActacgatatatatatataaatctttggCATATTATCATGCATTTTTCACTAGAATGTGACTTGGTTTGAAGGCATGGCTAATGATGTCCTAATTAAGGAGGGAGGaaaattgtaatacccgagagtTTCTAAATGATTCAAAAGTAATTTATCTAggggcaaaaataaaattattagaagttttgaagtttaagtataatttcttggaGTTATAAGCA from Diospyros lotus cultivar Yz01 chromosome 4, ASM1463336v1, whole genome shotgun sequence includes the following:
- the LOC127799783 gene encoding uncharacterized protein LOC127799783, with amino-acid sequence MANQEKQGQVSQGAENELGLDENNSGQTSNPMNQGMEPQGTDGYARSQLVRNFMTLRPPEFQGGTDALAAEDWMLSIEKHLQTIGCNDAQKVQLVTFLLRGDAKRWWETTKQRFRGREPSWEEFREAFNGTYFLAWICDQKTYEFIELTQENKSVAQYEAKFTSLVRFALDLVSTNEKKATNFQHRLHVKIRYQLAGAQLIDYAIVVQRAYIIAREINELRATHAASRGTSSSHR